A segment of the Streptomyces sp. ITFR-21 genome:
TCCACGAGTCGGACATGGCGCTGCGCGCCGACCTCTCCACGGCCCGGGTCGACCCGTTCCGCAAGGACAAGACGCTCAACATCAACTTCTTCATCCACGACCCGATCACCGGCGAGCAGTACAGCCGCGACCCGCGGAACGTGGCGAAGAAGGCCGAGGCGTACCTGGCCTCCACCGGCATCGCCGACACCGCGTACTTCGGCCCCGAGGCCGAGTTCTACGTGTTCGACAGCGCGCGCTTCGCCACCCGGGCGAACGAGTCCTTCTACCACATCGACTCCGAGGCCGGCGCCTGGAACACCGGTGCGCTGGAGGACAACCGCGGCTACAAGGTCCGCTACAAGGGCGGGTACTTCCCGACCCCGCCGGTCGACCACTTCGCCGACCTGCGCGCCGAGATCTCCCTGGAGCTGGAGGCGGCCGGCCTCCAGGTCGAGCGTCAGCACCACGAGGTCGGCACCGCCGGCCAGGCGGAGATCAACTACAAGTTCAACACGCTGCTGGCCGCCGCCGACGACCTGATGCTCTTCAAGTACATCGTGAAGAACGTCGCCTGGCGCAACGGCAAGACCGCGACCTTCATGCCCAAGCCGATCTTCGGCGACAACGGCTCCGGCATGCACGTGCACCAGTCGCTGTGGCTGGGCGGCAACCCGCTCTTCTACGACGAGACCGGTTACGCGGGCCTGTCCGACACCGCCCGCTACTACATCGGCGGCATCCTCAAGCACGCGCCCTCGCTGCTGGCCTTCACCAACCCGACGGTGAACTCCTACCACCGCCTGGTCCCCGGCTTCGAAGCCCCGGTCAACCTGGTCTACTCGCAGCGCAACCGCTCCGCCGCGATGCGTATCCCGATCACCGGGTCCAACCCCAAGGCCAAGCGCGTGGAGTTCCGCGCCCCCGACCCGTCCTCCAACCCGTACC
Coding sequences within it:
- the glnA gene encoding type I glutamate--ammonia ligase, with the protein product MFQNADDVNKFISDEGVKFVDVRFCDLPGVMQHFTVPVSSFNPDDELAFDGSSIRGFQAIHESDMALRADLSTARVDPFRKDKTLNINFFIHDPITGEQYSRDPRNVAKKAEAYLASTGIADTAYFGPEAEFYVFDSARFATRANESFYHIDSEAGAWNTGALEDNRGYKVRYKGGYFPTPPVDHFADLRAEISLELEAAGLQVERQHHEVGTAGQAEINYKFNTLLAAADDLMLFKYIVKNVAWRNGKTATFMPKPIFGDNGSGMHVHQSLWLGGNPLFYDETGYAGLSDTARYYIGGILKHAPSLLAFTNPTVNSYHRLVPGFEAPVNLVYSQRNRSAAMRIPITGSNPKAKRVEFRAPDPSSNPYLAFSALLLAGLDGVKNKIEPAEPIDKDLYELAPEEHASVPQVPTSLPAVLASLEADNDYLQAGGVFTADLIETWIDFKRTNEIAPIQLRPHPHEFELYFDI